GTGATTCTGGATAATAGGGTGGCAAATCTTGCAGCACAAAAACAAGACGACTTCTGCCATCTTCATTTCGGCGTAAAGGCAAAAACTCTTCACGCTTCTCTCCTTTGCCGAAGCGAAAATCAACCGTCATATCTTGATCATAAATAACTGATAACTCACTTCGGATCACTGGATAGCGACTACCGAAAACCCAAGTTGGCAAAAATAAAGCATCTGGATAAACCTGGCGATAACTATATTCAATCAAACCACCAACTTTTGCGTGCGGAATAACAAATGTTATGGTTTTCAATGGTAACGCTTGCCCTAAGTGAGTTTGCGGTACCACATAGATATCACCACTAGACATATTTATTATGGTGCCATCAGGATAAACGGCGCGCGCATGAATATCTTTAATTTCTGACCAAGCATCAACTTCTAGTTCAACTTTTGAAGCAGCAAGACCAGCATTGCTTAATATTTTTAAACGTCGGCGGTGTTCAACAATAGCAACAGCTAATGGCTGGTATTCACGATTAATTCTAGCTGTTTCAAATTTAATTACGGCAACATCTTCTATTATGGCAGCACCAGCATCAGGCCAATCAGCAGCAACAGGTCGAGATGGAATAACCACTGCTGGAAACACTGAGCTGCCACATCCAACCGTCAGCAATAATAAAAAATATCGTAGATTTTTCACATTGTTATAACTACACAAAAATGAATATATTTCTAGCCTCAATTGCCTCCAATATTAATAATGTATACTTTTTTAAAAAAAGCTGCCTACCCCCTCGCACTAACCTCCATAACTGCGATAGATTAGTGATTAACCTCATGAGTATATCACGTAAGTATCCAGCGTTTTTATTACTCACCACGGTTGGCACAGCATTTGCGATATTTTTTGCAATGCATGAAGTGTTACGTTCAACTTATGAGAAAGAAATAATTAAAGGTGGATCACGACTAGCTGAAGCTTTGGCTGGTCTTAGTGGACCAGCTCTGTCTGTTGATAACGAAAAAGGTCTGCAGCGAATTTTAAAAACTTTAATTAAAGACACCGCCAATGTACTCGATGCGCGCATTGCTGATGAAAATGGTCGCATTATAGCTTCGTTAATGGGTAGTGGTATCAATGACACTCTGCCAGAATATTTACGTGACCCCAAAGGTCCTAACTACTATGCTGATCCCAATCAGCGCGCCTATCATTTACGTGCTGGTATTTGGCATGAAAAATCTAATATTGTTGCAGGGGTTGAAAAAATAGACAAACGTTTAGTGGGATACTTCATTCTAACTCTTTCACGCACTCCACTTGATGCAGCTCTTCTACAAGCCAGAAAACGAGCGCTTATATTCGCCAGCGGGGTTGCTACGGTAATGTTTATTTTTGGTTTGCTATTGATGCGTCGCGAAGTACGCATCCTCCGTATTATTATGGCCGCATTTGAAAACATCGCTCGTGGTGATTTCAGCCAACCTCTCGAAATTAAACGAAAAGATGAGATAGGTGAACTTGCTAGCGGTTTTAATTATATGCTTAAACGCATCGAACTTTTTTCTAGATATAATGATAAGATTATAATTGACCGCTTAATTGCTGATGAATCATTGGCTCGACCCGGCGGGCGACTGCGCGAAGTATCCGTTCTATTCGGCGATATGCGTGGATATACCGCAATGTCAAACCGTAGAACTGCAGATCAAGTAGTTCGCATTGTAAACACTTACTTTCATCTGTTTATTGAGTGTGTAGCTTTCTGGGGTGGCGTTGTTGATAAAACCATGGGTGACGCTATTATGGCCTTGTTTGAACGACCTGATGGTGATCCTGCTGATACGCATAAACGTCGTGCCCTTTTAGCACTATGCTACATGAAAGCCTCATCGCGAGTACTCAATCATTTTTTATATACTAAGCGCTCCTTAGGCGAAGATCTTGATGTTGAAGCACGCGAATTCGGTTTTGCAATGGCTACTGGCCGAGCCATCGTCGGTAATATCGGCTCTGAGCGACATATGGACTATACCGTTTGTGGTCGTGTGGTTAACCTTGGTGCACGGCTTGAAGGCATGACTAAAAACGGTGAAGTAATCATTGATAATTTTACTCTCAAGGGTACAAGTGATTTAGTCCTCTATAAAACCTTACCGGCTGTACAACCAAAAGGTTTCACCGAAGCAGAAATGGTTATCCCTCATCGCATAGTTTCGCTAGCCGATGATGAAGCGCAGCGCTTGCGTATTTTTTTAAAAAAATTATTTACTTATTCTTTTGTGCGCCAAATGCTGATGCCCGGCTATCTTACTGTAGGAGAAGCTCAGTCTTGGTGCAAAGATGCTGAAATGCTATTGCTAAAACTGATTGCTGAGACCGCTACAGAAGATTTCTTTACTCGTGTTGATATCGAAACTGGCTGCCCGCTCGACCAGCAATACGTACCCCTTACGTAAAACTCGCATGCACCTAGTCCCTACCGGGTGCACAAAATTAATATATTTATTATAATTATCTAATCGCACCTTTATTTACCAGGTCGCATAAAATGCTTAATGTTTCTAATCTCGCCATACCTGTTAGTTCAATGATCTCTTCGTATGTTAAGGTTCCATCTACTTGCGCAAAAACAAAGCCTGAACGATGATCGAGATCTAACCAAATAATTTCTTCAGGCGACATGAGCACAGCGGGCTTGTTTGATAGCTCTCCAATTTTATTAAGATACATAGTCTCAAGTTGTTCACGACATATATTCGCTATACGTTGAGCTTCAATATTATCAGGTTCTTTTCTAAGTATTGTCTGTGCAATTTCATATGCACCCGAAAAATTATCAACACTCATCAATTTTTGCATTCGTGCAATCACGGTACTTTTTGACAGCTTTAACGCTAGTGGGTTTGCATGCAAAACTGAGTTAATTAATTTAAGACCTGCATCGTTTGAATCAACCTGCAGCGGCGAATCGTCATTGTCTGTAGTAGTTTCAAGCCACGGATCACTTTTATTAGTGTTATTGGTATTCGTTGTATTATTTAGTTGCGATGATATCTGCACCGGTAATTGTGAGTTTGATGATTTTTCTGACGCTTTCTCAGTAGCTTTCAGTTCATCCAAGGTGGCAGGAGATACTTCATGTAAATGATCAAGATACGCCAATAATAATGGATCGTCTGGTGTCTTGCTATAGGCGTCCAGCCAAAGTCTTCCAGCCCCTAAAAAATCACCAGCTATAAAAAGCTTGAAGCCTTGTTTGATCAGATGCTCACTCACGTTTTCACCTTAATGCTTCACAACAATATTATGAGATGGCATCGCCCTTTTTAATTTTTCAATTTGCCAATCACGCTACGCAAAAGTGTAATCGTACGTTCAAGCGGTTCACGTATACTTTGCATCTCACTAATTTCACGCTTTTTAATAGCAAAACGGGCTTTCTTCAGAGTTTGCTCAGCTTTCTGTAGAGCAGCACCACCGAAATCTGTGCCAGTTGCAATAGGTTGCGCCTCGGGTAATAAGCGTTCGATCTCACGAATTAAACGCTCAATTTCAACACGTTCATTTTCAAAAGCATCACTCGCTTCTGAAGCTAAAAGCACATTTTCGTTTTCAGCTGCCATAATTGCAATCTCTTCTTCAGTAAGACCGCTAGTGGCAGTAACTGTTATTGCTTGTGTTTTGCTGGTTTCGAGATCACAAGCAGACACACTGACTATACCATCAGCGCTAATATCAAATGTTACCTCTATTTTCACTTCACCTTTGCGGCGCTTGGGTAAACCATCAAGTAAAAATTCACCCAGCAATTCATTCTGCTCTCCACGAGCTAACTCACCTTGCAAAACTACAATGCGTACCTGAGTTTGATCATCTCTGATAGTAGTAAATGTTTTTTTCTCGCTAGTAGGTATAGTGGTGTCTTTTTTAATAATTACATCAAATAATCCACCTTGCACCATAATCCCTAAATTGTGGGGGGTTACATCAAGTAATAAAGTTTTATTATCTCCTGATGCTAAAAGATGTCCTTGAATCGCTGCCCCACAGGCAACAACTTCATCAGGATGAACTCCTTTTGATGGTGGCTTTGCAAAAAACTTTTCAACTTCTTCTTGCACGCGTGGCATACGCGTCATACCGCCAACAAGTATCACCGAACCAATATCGCTTTTTTGTAATTCTGAACTGGCTAAGGCACGTTCACAAATAGAAATTGTACGTTTAATTAAATCAATCACTAGCTCAATTAGCGTCTCTTGGGTGAGCTTGGTCTGCAGATGCAATGCTTGGCCAGAATCGCAAGTGTAAATAAAGGGCAAATTGATATCAACAGAAGTAGACGACGATAATTCGCATTTAGCACGCTCTGCTGCATCTCGTAGTCTCTGCAAGGCCATCTTATCGTTGCTAAGATCTATGTTGTGTTCATCAAAAAAACCTTTTCGTAGCCATTCGATAATACGTTCATCAAAATCTTCACCACCTAAAAATGTATCACCAATAGTCGTTAATACCTCAAAAATACCATTTGAAATCTCTAAAATAGAAATATCAAAGGTACCGCCACCTAAATCAAAAACTGCAACTTTTTGTTCAAGACCGCGATCAAAACCATAGGCAAGTGCTGCTGCCGTAGGTTCATTAATTATGCGTAAAACATCCATACCAGCAATACGACCAGCATCCTTTGTCGCTTGCCGCTGATTGTCATTAAAATATGCTGGCACCGTAATCACCGCTTTAGAAATCGGCTCACCAATGGCTTTTTCGGCTAATAAACGCATCTCTTGTAAAATCATTGATGCGATTTCAGGGATAGAATAGATAGTGTCGCCCAGGTTTACTCTTACATCACCATGAGGTCCTTCAATACACCCATAGGCAACAAGTTTCATGGCCCGCTCAACATCAGGCGAGTTAAACCTACGCCCAATAAGTCGTTTGGCACCATGGATGGTATTTTTAGGATTAGTGATGGCTTGCCGTTTTGCTAAATGACCGACTAAACGCTTACCATTTTCGGTAATTGCGACAACAGATGGGGTTGTATTCGGTCCCGTACGACTAGGCAATACGCGAGTTTGCCCTTGTTCAGTAATTGCCACGCATGAATACGTGGTCCCCAAATCAATTCCAATAACTTTTGACATGAGCGCTTTAATTAATTTCGCCTGAAATGGTACATGACTGCAATGGTGTTCACGATATTATTAGGGGGTGTCCCTAAATGTCTCCCGTCGATCTTCACGAAATCCGCTACTTACACCGCGTACTCGCAAAAATCCTGCCTGCGACTTGCCACAAGCAAGCCTTTTGCATGATTTTGCTGCGTGCGCGGTCATCGTTTACGCGGCTTTCGTGAATCTCTCGGTCCAACATTTAGGGACACCCCCCTAGTTACATTTATCTATCTTCTTTAACAACCACTAAATGATTATCATTTGATACACTTTCTCTCCCTATAGACTTTGTAGCGCCCCCATGAACCAGCGCTTGAGTTTGTTCAAAAAGCTGTCGATAAAATGTATTTGCAGGATCAAACAAGGTTGCTCGACGAAAATAATCTAAAGCCGCTTGGTTATCCCCAGATTCGGATAATGCACGACCAGCAGCGGCATAAGTCTTTGCTTGTGATGTTGCATAAGAAGAATCAAGGCGATGTCTTTTTCGCATATCAAGAATTTCTTGACGTCTTCGCTCAAGCTCTTCGTTATCTTTAGCTATTGCCTCTTTAGCTACTACTCCAGAAATAGGCGTTGTCGGCACATTGTTGGTATTACTAGTGGCTGCAGCTGCCATACGCGCAATGATAACATCAAGTGGCACTAATACACTGGGTGGTGGATGCAGTGCAGCATACTTGGCTTTACTATCATCATCTGCAAGTACTTCATATGCTGCTTTTATTACCTTAAAAATATTTTCTAAACGAGCTTTAAATATACCAAGATTTTTGCCAAAATAACGATCCGGATGAAACCTTCGTGACTGGGCAAAATACGCACGCTTTATGTCAACATTACTCGGAGAACCGTATAATTCAAGCAATTCCCAGTGCGTCAAGACTTTATAATGATTGTTTACCGCATTGATTAGTCTTTGCTCGGCTGGTGAAAGATCGGTATCTTCCACCGCATCTAGCCCATCCCCCACATCTAGTTGTGAATCATTAGCGTTATTGGTGATAGGCTCATTGGCTTTATTAATATTTTTGGTAGTTACGTTATTAGAAGCTGTTTCAAGTTGCTTGGTCCAGAGTACAGCCCCGACTGTTTCAAGTCGTTTTAAAGTTGTTACTATTTCGTCTAGCGGTATACCGGCAACATCTGAAAGTAAACGAACAGACATGCGACCATCAATACGAGATAAAACAAAACCGTCGCGAGGAGTTAAATCTAAACTATGCCAATCAATCCCAGCGATTGGCTGAGGACACAAAGACAGAAAAGACTCATCCATGTGTCTTAACATATTTATAAATTCCTATATAACTAAGATAAACCAATCAATCGACTGATTCATTTCTTATTTGCGATCCTGATGTTGTAACTTTAGTAATGCCATAATATTGAGGTAAACGCGATGAGTACTACAATTGTAAAATCTATTAGTTTTGAAGCTGCACATTGGCTTCCAAACACTCCTATGATTCATAAATGCCATAAAATGCATGGTCATAGCTATATATGTGAAATTCATGTTACCGGAGAAATACAAAAAGATCATGGATGGATCTGTGATTTCGCTGAAATTAGTGGGGCTTTTGCGCCTTTACACGTTATGCTCGATCATCAGATACTCAATGAGATCGCCGGGTTAGAAAACCCAACCGCTGAGAATATCGCCAAATGGGTGTGGGAAAAACTTAGTTGCAAAATTAATGGCCTTAGCACCATTGTAATTCATGAAACCCCAACTTCGCGGTGTATTTATACTGGCCCTTAAAACTTATACAAATTTATCTAAAAATATATTTATTTAGGTAACATTTAAGTTTACGGGGCACATGAACTATTGCAACTAAACCGCCATATGTTTATGTAAGCGCTCGGGCACCCGATTAACACCTTTGCCCGCTAGCCAAAAGCAAATGCGGTTTAGGTGAGTGAGGTACTCGGCACCGGGTCCCGCGCAGGCAAAAACTGCATTAACACTCCATACCGAGGTTTAAAGGAACACATCATGGCAATTAAAATTGGTATCAATGGATTTGGACGTATTGGAAGACTCGCCTTCCGCGTAGCTGTAGATCGCAAAGACATCGAAGTTGTCGGCATCAACGATTTAATCGATGTCCAATATATGGCTTATATGCTCAAATATGATTCAACCCACGGTCAGTTCAAAGGCAGTGTCGAAGTTAAAGACGGCATGTTGGTAGTTAACGGCAAAGGCATTCGCGTTACCCAAGAAAAAGACCCGGCCAATCTTAAATGGAATGAAGTTGGCGCAGAGTGTGTAATTGAGTCTACTGGTCTTTTCTTAACTGATGAAAAAGCCCGTGCTCATATTAAAGCTGGCGCTAAAAAAGTTGTGCTTTCAGCTCCTTCAAAAGACAGCACACCAATGTTTGTTATGGGCGTCAATCACAAAAGCTATGCTGGTCAAGACATTGTTTCAAATGCTTCTTGCACCACTAACTGCTTGGCTCCTATCGCTAAAGTGCTTAATGACAAATGGGGCATTATTGAAGGATTAATGACCACCGTCCACGCCACCACTGCTACTCAAAAAACTGTAGATAGCCCTTCATCTAAAGACTGGCGCGGTGGTCGTGGTGCTGGCCAAAACATCATTCCTTCGTCAACTGGTGCTGCTAAAGCTGTTGGCAAAGTTATTCCTGAGCTTGCTGGCAAGCTTACCGGTATGGCTTTCCGTATTCCTACTCCTAACGTCTCGGTTGTCGATTTAACCTGTCGCCTTAACAAAGCTGCTTCTTATGAAGACATCAAAGCTGCCATGAAAGCTGCTTCTGAAGGTGAGCTCAAAGGCATTCTTGGTTACACCGAAGATGCTGTTGTTTCTACCGATTTCTTAACTGATTCACGTACCTCAATCTTTGATGCCGGCGCTGGTATCTCGCTTAACGATAATTTCGTTAAAGTAGTTTCTTGGTACGATAATGAGTGGGGCTATTCAAATAAGATCATCGACCTACTCGTTCATATTTCTAAGTAATACCTAAGTAGGGGCGATCGCCCCTACTTAATCTGTCTCTAGTTCAGTATTCCAATACGACGCATCTACCATATTTAAAAACGGTAGCCACTCGCGATAACAACCTCGCATGCGTAAAGAGTGCACTAATTCGCCCCAGCGTGGTTGACGAGCTGGTCGTATAAGTTTCATATTTGCTTCTTCTGGAGTACGACCACCTTTTTTAAAATTGCATTTGATACAACTAGTGACCACGTTTTCCCAATTGGTTTTACCGCCACGAGAGCGTGGAATTATGTGATCAAGATTAAGATCACGACGTGGCAAACGTTTGTTACAGTACTGACAAGTATGGTTATCGCGGGCAAAAAGATTATGTCGAGAAAAACGAATGCGACCCACAGGAATACGATCATATACCTGTAAAACTACAATACGCGGAATAACAATACGACGATTGGCTGTACCTACAGTTTGATCATCTACATTAGCAGATAAAGCTGCCCAATCTTCAAAATCAAATAAACGGTATTGTTTATCTAATGCACGAGCAGCGCCGATATAAAGTAAGCACATTGCTCGACGCCAGCTAGTCACATCAACTGCTTGGTAATTTCGATTTAGTACTAATACATGGGCATTAATCATCGCCATAACCACATACTAAATTTTATTGCGAACTGCAGCAAAAACCTCCTTTATTAAATGTAACAAATTTATAACTTCTAGTGTTAAGTTTTATTATTAGACACTCTTTTCGAATAAGCTCACCTAAAATTCCTAATTCTTAAGTTTTTAAGTTCTTTAAATCTTCATTTTTATGTTTTAAACTGGGTATTTAAAGAACTTAAGAATAGGAAACTTAAGAATGAAAGGCCATGATATAGCTGATATACTGCTACTTTTATTTTTTCTTATTTGTGATCATTTCTATTGTCTGAATCTAGGGTGTATCTCTATTTTTTTAATTTAAAATCTTTATGTGATTTTTGCCAAACCTTATGCGTAGATACATAATTTGCAGCAATATGTTGCTATAAAATCACTAAAAGATCTTGTCTGTTTTTTTGACGTTGGCCTTTTCGCCACCTAATATCATTAAAAATGCTTAAAGAGGACTGGGCGCGCAGGCTTCTTTAATGCTACTAACTACCCTTCGGGCTTTAAAGCCCGGGCAATTCGGAGGGTGAGTGAGAATGATGACCAAACGTAAGCAAGTAAAAAGTAACCAACAAACCACTGAACGAGTTGCCAAAGTTACAGCTCTCGAAGAACAGGTGATACGCATGCGTAAGGGCCTTAGTGCCCCAGTCGAACTCGTCCTTGAGCACAAGGCCGGTAATAATATCGAACTAAAAGCCAAACTTGATGCAATCGAACGGCGTGTACTTGAAGCAGCCGGTGCACGCACTAGTTCTACCAAAAGCAAGATCGTCAGCGCTTTACGTCGTAAAAACCGTTAAATTACAGCTAGTTATCCCATAAAATACAAGATTGATATAAGCCTTAAGGTGGTTTACTGCTTGATTCGTGGCTGGATTCGGTTTTTTATTTATTACTTAAAACCACATGAAACCTACCGATACTAAACATCGATCTGCACGCCAAGAATTTCAAAGCCGAGTACGCATCGCTGTAGCTGGTGCTGATGAAATTGAAGAAAAATATGCTACCAATCTCAGCGATGGTGGCCTTTTTGTTCGTCACGATAGCCCTCCACCACTTGGTAGCATTGTTGCTATCGAATTTGTTTTGCCTGACGGTAGCAGTCTTGCTTGTATGGTTGGTAGAGTCATTCATGCTCGCCCAGCCTTTACTCCTGGTGAAGCAACTGCAGGCATGGGATTACAGTTTGTTGAAGTAGATCAAAGTGCTGCAGCTTTAATTGAAAAATTTCGCAATAAAGTGCCTGAGCCAGTAATTGACAAAACTCCTCCAACACCACAGTTAGAAACCATCGCCCGCCCTGAAAGAGCGCCACTAATTTCGTTAGATGGTCCTGTGGTCGGCATCGATATTGGAACATCTAATAGTTGTGTAGCGATAATGAAAAATGGCCGTCCACAAGTTATTACTAGCCGCTTAGGCTATCAAATTATCCCTTCGGTTGTTTTTATCGCCCCCAATAATGAAATATTTGTTGGCCACCGTGCTGTTGAAAAAATGATTCTAATGCCAGGCCGTGCAATTTATGGTTCAAAACGCTTTCTTGGGCGTCCTTTCGCTTCAAAAGAAGTACGTAACCTTGGTCATTTTTTCTCATACGATCTTACTTGTGGCGAAGATGGACGCGTTGCCGCTTGTATCGATGACCGGGTAATACGTTTAGAAGAAGTTGCTGCTTATATCTTAAGCTCCCTAAAAGAAATTGCTGAAGATAATCTTGGTTGCACAGTCAATCGAGCGGTTATTTGTGTTCCGGCTTATTTTGGTGAAACGCAACGTCAAGCAGTACGAGAAGCTGCGCGTTTGGCTGGTTTTTACGTAGAGAGAATTCTAAACGAACCAACCGCAGCCGCCGTCGCTTATGGTTGGGGTCGTGATATGCTGGGGACAATAGCCATCTATGATCTGGGTGGTGGCACTTTCGATGTTGCACTCCTGCGAATAGATGGTGCTCGGGTTGAAGTTATAGCTACTGATGGTGATCCCTTTTTAGGCGGTTCCGATTTCGACGATCGTGTTACTGAATACGTAATGATGCGTTTTGAACGCGCTAATAACTGCAACATTCGCCAAGATCCGGTTTCAATACAACGTATTCGTTTTGCTGTTGAGATAGCCAAACGACAATTATCTGAAGCTTTAAGTGCTGAAATAGTTTTGCCTTACATCTATAAAGGACCAAATGGTTTTCTTGAATTAAAAACAAGAATCGAACGTAATACCCTCGAAACGCTTACCAACGATCTAGTGGAACGAACCTTCACCTTGTTGCAATCCGTACTTGATGCTGTTGGAATCAAGGCTAACCAACTTGATGATGTGTTAATGGTTGGCGGGCAAAGTCGTAGCCCCCACGTACGTCGTCTACTTTCTGAGCGTTTCGGTCACACCCCCTCTAGTACTATTCACCCTGATGAAGCAGTAGCACTTGGGGCTGCCCTAATCGCTGACGCATTATATAGCAAACGATCAATTGATCTTATCGATGTGTTACCAGCATCTATCAGAGTTGCTAAAGCAGATGGTGGTACAATTCGCGTATTACCTAGAGGTGCTCGCCTGCCAGCAAGCGCTGAAATTGATATTGTAAGTGAGGCTTCTGGAGATATTGAATATCGTGTTACTCTATATCGTGGTGAAAACGAATCTGTTGATCAAAATACTCTTATCGGTACAGTACGACTTCCAAGCAGTCACGCTTTAGCATTATCAGGGACACGTGCAAAAGCCATTATAGAAATTAATTCAGAAGGTATAATGTCGGTAAAAGTACGACATCCACTTACTGGTCAAATTCAACAACTTGAAGCAACCATCACCACTAATTTACCGTAATCTTATCAACATTTTGTAACAAATAAATCGACAACATTAAAACACCAGCTAAAATTGAAATAGCACTTAGCGTTATGAGGCGATAACGATTGTTGAAACTAACTCCAGGTAGTGCTCTACTATAAATATATCCAGGATTGTCATGAGTGAACTCGATTTAGCAAAACTGCATAGTAACGAAATCAACGGCACCTTTTCGCGTCTTGAAATTCCAAGTCTGATCATGCGCGCAGTGCGCCAGAAATTAACAGGCGCCCTTAAGTTAGTTGAAGGAAGCAATGTTCGTATGATTGGATTTTCTAATGGCGCCCCTACTGTTGCAGCTTCATCATTATCTAGTGAAAGATTAGGCCCTTTGCTGCATGAACGCGGCGCAATTAGTAATCATTTATTAAATCAAATCGATGAGATCATGCACAGTGAAGGACTACAATTTGGAGCTGCTGCGATTAAATTAGGTGTACTGACAAAACTCGATCTCGCGCGTTGGTTAAAAGAACAACATGCTAATGTTGTGACTCAAAGCTTAAATGCTTCATCAGTTAAATCTACCTTTGGTCCCTTAGGCAAGTTGGCAACAAACCGCAGCGGTTTACAGCTATTGGCTGCAATCGAAAGCGGTGTTCGTGCATATTCTTTAGATCTCATCGATTCAATTCAACAAAAAATTGAAGGTATACGTTTTACTCTGCAACCTGGAGCTCTTGATCTTGCCTTAGAACTTGGTTGTTCGGCATCAATATCGCAACTATTACGTACTCAAGGAACTGAAGCGCATTCGTTTCAAGATTATCTCGCTTCTTCTGAAGATGATGATCCAGCCGTACCGATTATCACGTTAATACTAACCAGTATTGTTTTACCTGTTGAACAACAAGATCCAGCACCACTTGATTTAAACGAAACCGTTCCCCAAACCACAGCAACGCTTGCAGCTTCTGAATCACAAAAAGTGCTAGATGAACTACAACCATCTGAGTCCCAAGTTTCGAGTGCAGAGCAAGTCAATGAGTTGACGCCACCTTCGATAATAAAAACCACTGACGCTGACTCAGAAAATACTCCTGGGCGTGCCAAAAATATTGCCGACTTAGAAGCAATGCTAAAAGCGCGTAATCAAATACCGCCAGTAGTAAGCTTTAAACAAAGAGAAGAAATCAATTTTAATGTTCCTGCTACATTAACCAATTCTTTACCTATAATAAAGCCAACAGTTACTCCACCACCCGCTATTGAAAATACTGATACAAAAAAGAATATCTCCCCAAATATTCCAGTACCATTACCGTCTCTTGCTTTAGAAATTGATGATTCTGATATACAAAAGGCTAGAACACCAGAATCACAATTTGACCCTTCATTAATTTCACCTACAGTAAAACAAGCAGCAACTAGTTCATCAGCAGACCAAAACGAAATCACTGCTCGACCAAGCGATTTATCTGAGCCACAACAAGATCAAGATAATGAATCTTCAATTAACGGTACTGTTGCAGTATTTGAGCAACCTAACCCTGCAGCTACAGTTAAACAAAGCGGCGCAGATAATAATTATGTTGTTATCCCAAAAGAATTACTGTCTGTCGTAAATCAGCCACAAACAGGATTACTTAATAGTACGCGAA
This genomic window from Deltaproteobacteria bacterium contains:
- a CDS encoding Hsp70 family protein, which translates into the protein MKPTDTKHRSARQEFQSRVRIAVAGADEIEEKYATNLSDGGLFVRHDSPPPLGSIVAIEFVLPDGSSLACMVGRVIHARPAFTPGEATAGMGLQFVEVDQSAAALIEKFRNKVPEPVIDKTPPTPQLETIARPERAPLISLDGPVVGIDIGTSNSCVAIMKNGRPQVITSRLGYQIIPSVVFIAPNNEIFVGHRAVEKMILMPGRAIYGSKRFLGRPFASKEVRNLGHFFSYDLTCGEDGRVAACIDDRVIRLEEVAAYILSSLKEIAEDNLGCTVNRAVICVPAYFGETQRQAVREAARLAGFYVERILNEPTAAAVAYGWGRDMLGTIAIYDLGGGTFDVALLRIDGARVEVIATDGDPFLGGSDFDDRVTEYVMMRFERANNCNIRQDPVSIQRIRFAVEIAKRQLSEALSAEIVLPYIYKGPNGFLELKTRIERNTLETLTNDLVERTFTLLQSVLDAVGIKANQLDDVLMVGGQSRSPHVRRLLSERFGHTPSSTIHPDEAVALGAALIADALYSKRSIDLIDVLPASIRVAKADGGTIRVLPRGARLPASAEIDIVSEASGDIEYRVTLYRGENESVDQNTLIGTVRLPSSHALALSGTRAKAIIEINSEGIMSVKVRHPLTGQIQQLEATITTNLP
- a CDS encoding tetratricopeptide repeat protein; this encodes MSELDLAKLHSNEINGTFSRLEIPSLIMRAVRQKLTGALKLVEGSNVRMIGFSNGAPTVAASSLSSERLGPLLHERGAISNHLLNQIDEIMHSEGLQFGAAAIKLGVLTKLDLARWLKEQHANVVTQSLNASSVKSTFGPLGKLATNRSGLQLLAAIESGVRAYSLDLIDSIQQKIEGIRFTLQPGALDLALELGCSASISQLLRTQGTEAHSFQDYLASSEDDDPAVPIITLILTSIVLPVEQQDPAPLDLNETVPQTTATLAASESQKVLDELQPSESQVSSAEQVNELTPPSIIKTTDADSENTPGRAKNIADLEAMLKARNQIPPVVSFKQREEINFNVPATLTNSLPIIKPTVTPPPAIENTDTKKNISPNIPVPLPSLALEIDDSDIQKARTPESQFDPSLISPTVKQAATSSSADQNEITARPSDLSEPQQDQDNESSINGTVAVFEQPNPAATVKQSGADNNYVVIPKELLSVVNQPQTGLLNSTRILLIIIGMLLSAVVGSAATIWALRNQAFGLDQKTIAELLTKPNNQEKQNTIASPNTNDAMNNTNNVAINKPATTPNSTNDSSINTTAKTNNNASGHHSAAPANANSNISTTDDSTLENRNNNKWSRSAAFTKGLGKNKNRFRNNQQNIDDNKSANTATTAIQPQPENTTSDTTTKTAVKEKTNEATNTNSTAAANKEEVAAKLALVRSSLQQGDYRKVLAICNEILAIEPHNPMAYRSLGIAYSALGASPQSCESFRRYLRYAPKARDKEQIETLLTTCK